In Streptomyces camelliae, the sequence GCGGGCAGCGCCGGCCGCGCGGGCCTCGGCGTCGCCGGTGCCCTCCGGCAGGGGGACGACGATCGTCTCGGGGGCGTGGCCCTCGGCCGTCTCCCGCGCCCAGTCGCCGACGGCGGCGACGACGATCTCGGCGTCGAGGAGGGGGTGGGCTTCCACGGAGTCCAGCAGCTCTGTCAGGTGCCCCTGTGCGTTCGGTCCGTAGACGATGACGCTGAGTTGGGGCATCGCAGAGGACTCCTTAAAGTTATTGGTGTGGCCACTCTTCATAACATATGTTCACTCAGTGGACGAAAGCGATCATGCCACGTGGAGCAAGAGATGGCCCTAGGCAGGAAGACGAACTTCCGTGGCCTGGGGTTTCTTCCCGCGTAACTTTCCGGCCGCCTTCTTACCGGCGTTTCTTGCGTTGCGCTTACTGTATCGACCCGGCGAAGGGGGCCCTTCAGGCCGCCTTCTTCTTGTCGCCGGTGAAGGCCTCGTACTCCTTCATGACGTCCTCGGTCGGCCCGTCCATGCGCAGCTCGCCGCGCTCCAGCCAGATGGTCCGCTCGCAGGTGTCGCGGATCGACTTGTTGTTGTGGCTGACCAGGAAGACGGTGCCCGCCTTCTCGCGCAGCTCGCGGATCCGCTCCTCGGAGCGCATCTGGAACCTGCGGTCGCCGGTGGCCAGGGCCTCGTCGATCAGCAGGACGTCGTGGTCCTTCGCGGCGGCGATGGAGAAGCGCAGCCGGGCGGCCATGCCGGAGGAGTACGTCCGCATCGGAAGGGTGATGAAGTCACCCTTCTCGTTGATTCCGGAGAAGTCGACGATGTCCTGATAACGCTCCCTCACCTCCTCGCGGGACATGCCCATGGCGAGGCCGCCGAGCCAGACGTTGCGCTCGCCGGTGAGGTCGTTCATCAGGGCCGCGTTGACGCCGAGCAGGGAGGGCTGGCCGTTGGTGTAGATGTGACCGTTCTCCACCGGGAGCACGCCGGCGATCGCCTTGAGCAGGGTCGACTTGCCGGAGCCGTTGGTGCCGATCAGGCCGACCGCCTCGCCCTTGTAGGCGACGAACGAGACCTTCTTCACTGCGTGCACCCGGCGCACGCCCGCCGCCTTCTCGGCCTGCTTGCGGCGCAGGATGCGGTTGAGGGCGGCGGTGGCGGAGCCGCGGCCGGAGCCGGTGCCGTGGACGCGGTACACGATGTCGACGTTGTCGACGACGATGGTGGGGATCTTCTCGCCGCTCGCGAGGCGCTCGCGCCGCTCACGCATCAGGCGTTCGTCGGCGGTCTCTTCGACGGTCTCGGAGATCTCGGGGTTCTCGGGAGTCTGCTCAGCCACGGCCGTACTTCTCCTCTGCCTTCCAGAAGTAGATGAAGCCGCCGATGCCGACGACCAGGGCCCAGCCGATCGCCGTGGGCCACACGTGCGGGGGCAGCTGCTTGGCGTGGAAGCTCTTGATCAGAGCGAACCGCATGAGGTCGATGTAGACGGCGGCCGGGTTGGTCTCCAGCAGGACCGTGACGATGTGCGGCAGGTGGTCCTTCTTGGTGAGGCTGTGGATGCTCCACATCACACCGGACACGTACATCCAGGTGCGCAGCACGAACGGCATCAGCTGGGCGATGTCCGGGGTCTTGGCGCCCATCCGCGCCATGATCAGCGACATTCCCGCGTTGAACACGAACTGCAGGACCAGCGCGGGGATCACCAGCAGCCAGGAGAAGGAGATCGGCACGCCCAGGCTGAGCAGGATGACGACCAGTGCGGCCATCGAGAACAGCAGCTGCTGGAGCTGCTGGATGCAGAAGGAGATCGGCAGGGCGGCGCGCGGGAAGTGCAGGGCGCGGACCAGACCGAGGTTGCCGGAGATCGCCCGGGTGCCGACCTGGATCGAGCTCTGCGTGAACGTCCAGACGAACACGCCCGTGACCAGGAACGGGATGTAGTCCGGGACGCCCTTCTTGGTGCCGAGCAGGACACCGAAGATGAAGTAGTAGACCGCCGCGTTCAGCAGCGGGGTCATGACCTGCCAGATCTGGCCGAGCTTCGCCTCGCTGTACTGCGCGGTCAGCTTGGCGGTGGCGAAGGCGGTGATGAAGTGACGCCGGGCCCACAGCTGGCGGACGTACTGGGGCAGGGTCGGGCGGGCACCGCTGACCGACAGGCCGTGTCGGGCGGCCAGCGCCGAGAGATCGTCGTCCGGGACCTGGGTGGGGGGCGGTGTGTGGAGGACCTGGCTCACATCCGCTGCTTTCGCTCGGGGGAGGGGGGATGCCGCGTCCGGCTGGCCGCCGGGGCCGCGTCGAGTTCAGCCGTCCGACGTTTTCCTTACGCTTCTCTTCACGTTCTCTTACGTCGAGACGGAACCGTATCGTCGCAACGGTGAGAGTAGAACCAATCGACGTCGGAACGCAACCGTTTCGTCGTCACGCACCTATGCTGTGAGACATGACGACGAACGCCGACGAGATCCCGAAGCGTGAACGCCGCAGGGCGCCCGCGGGGGCCGCCGTGCTCCGGGAGGATGTGACCGAGGCCATCCGGGCTGCGGTCTTCGAGGAGCTCGCGGCGGTGGGCTACGCCCGCATGTCCATCGAGGGCATCGCGCGCCGCGCGGGCGTCGGCAAGACCGCGGTGTACCGCCGGTGGCGTTCCAAGCTGCACCTGGTCCTGGACGTCGTCTCGGCGATGGCGGTGCTGGGCCTCCCGGTACCGGACACGGGTTCGCTGGAGGGCGACCTCCGCCTGCTGTACGAGGTCACGTCCCGCGCCCTGCGCCACCCGGTCGCCTCCCAGATCATTCCCGACCTCCAGGCCGAGGCGGCCCGCAATCCCGAGATCGCCGAGGCCTTCCAGAAGGCCCTGCGGGACGGCCAGGAGGGCGTGGCCAGCAAGATCGTGGCAGCGGCGGAGGCACGGGGCGAGGTGCGGGCGGGCATCGACGGCGACCTCGCCCTGGACCTGATCTCGGGCCCCCTGTACTGGCGAGCGGTGGTCATTCGCTCCCCCAAGCTGCCGAAGGGGTACCTGGAGCAACTGGCCCGGGCTACGGCCGGGGCGCTGAAGGCGCTGTAGCGGGCTCGTCCGGGCCGAGAAGCCGCTCGGTCAGCCGGGCCAGGTCCCGCGCCCGCAGCACCCGCCCCGCGAACCCCGGCAGCGGCACGTGAAGGGGCTCGGTCCAGCGGGCCGGTATCGCGCCCAGGCCGTACACCGCGCCCGCCAGCGCCCCGGTGACCGCCGCCACCGTGTCCGTGTCACCGCCGAGATCGATCGCGGCGCGCACCGCCTCCTCGTACGAGCCCGTCGTCCGCAGCGCCCACACGGCCGAGCCCAGGCAGGGCCAGACCGCACCGTTGAACTCCGTCGCCTGATCCGGGTGCCAGCCGGGAGAGAGGACGACGGCGTAGCGCTGCCGGTGGGTGGGGTCCAGAGCGGACAGGGTGTCCGGTACGGCGGTGAGCGGGTCCGCACCCGTCAAGGCCACCCGGATCAGTTCGTGCAGGGCTGCCGTGCCCTCCCAGGCGGCCGGGTCACCGTGTGTGAGGGCGGAGAGGCGGCGGGCGGCGGTCATCGTCGTCTCGCGGCCGTGGCGGGCGAAGTGGACCGCGGAAGGGGCCGCTCGCATCAGGGCGCCGTTTCCCGCTGCCCGCTGGTTGAACCGGAAGTGCAGCGCCGCGGCCGTGTCCCAGGGGTCGCCGCTGGTCAGGACGGCTTCCGTCTGGAGGCCGATGTCCTTCGGGCCGGCCGCCGCCCAGCGCTGGAAGCGGTGGAAGACGTCCGGGAGGTTCAGGCCGCCGCACTCCACCAGGGACTCGGCGGTCAGGATCGCCATCTGGGTGTCGTCCGTAGCCTCGCCCGGGTCCCAGCCGCCGCCCCCGCACATCTCGGCGCCGTACCCAGGACAGGGGAAGCGGGCCGAGAAGGCGCCCTCGGGGCCGAACTCGAAGGGGGCTCCGAGGGCGTCGCCCACGGCGGAGCCGAGTACGGCGCCCAGGGCGCGCTCGGTGAGACGGGTCATACCCGGCAGGCTAGGCGCGGGCCGCCTCGGGGTGGTGGTGGACCCAGCCCTCCCAGGCCGACGTGATCATGTCGTGGACGTCGTACTTGGCCTGCCAGCCCAGCTCCGTGGCGATGCGGTCCGCCGACGCGACCACGCGCGCGGGGTCGCCGGGGCGGCGCGGGGTGACCGTCGGCGGGCGGTCGTAGCCGGTGACGGCGTTGATGCGGTCGATCATCTCGCGCACCGACACGCCCTCGCCGCGGCCGATGTTCACGGTCAGGTCCCGGCCGGGGGCCGAGCGCAGCGCGCGGGCGACGGCCACGTGGGCCTCGGCCAGGTCGACCACGTGGATGTAGTCGCGCACACAGGTGCCGTCGGGCGTGGCGTAGTCGTCGCCGAAGATGCGCGGCGCCGCGCCCTCGGTGAGCTTCTCGAAGACCATGGGGATGAGGTTGAACACGCCGGTGTCGGCGAGCTCCGGGGTGGCCGCGCCCGCCACGTTGAAGTAGCGCAGGGACGCGGTGGACAGGCCGGTCGCCTTGCCCGTCGCGCGGACCAGCCACTCGCCGGCCAGCTTCGTCTCGCCGTACGGGGACATCGGGACGCAGGGGGTCTCCTCCGTCACCAGGTCGACGTCCGGCATGCCGTAGACGGCCGCCGAGGAGGAGAACAGGAAGGACGGGACCTCGGCCGCCGTGACCGCCTCCAGGAGCGTGCGCAGGCCCTCCACGTTCTCCCGGTAGTAGTGCAGCGGGAGGTCCACCGACTCGCCCACCTGCTTCTTCGCCGCGAGGTGCACGACCCCGCTGATCTCGTGCTCGGCGAGGGTGCGGGCCAGCAGGTCCGCGTCCAGCGTGGACCCCTCCACCAGCGGGACCTCCGCCGGCACGCGCGCGACGATGCCCGTGGACAGGTCGTCGTAGACGACCGCGCGTTCGCCCGCCTCGGTCATCGCTCGTACGACGTGTGCCCCGATGTATCCGGCACCGCCGGTGATCAGCCAGGTCATTACGGCCGTCTCCTTGCTCAATCGGCCCGTGGAACCGCTCGGTGGAGCAGCGGGCGTGTCTCAGTGAAGCAGCAGGTGCGTGGCACCCGCGAAGCGGCAGGCGCGCGGCACGTGTACGACGGGTGTGCACAGGGGTACGCGCGCGCGTGCCGGCGGACTAGCGCAGCAGGCGCTTCAGGCGTCGGCGCGCCACCCGTACCGCACCGCCCACGCCGCTCGCGACCCGCACGGCCAGCGCGCCGGAGTGGGTCGCGTACGGCTGGACCAGCAGCACACCGTGCCGGGGGCTCGGGACGGCGCGCCGGCTCAGCCGGCCGGCGCCCGTCAGGGCGTGCGCCGTGACCTCCCGCTGCGTGCCGTCCGCGAAGCGCACGGTCAGCCGCAGATCCCAGGTGCCCGCGCCGAGCGCGGCCAGGTCGACGGGCACTGCGGCCGTCCAGCTCTCCGGCTGCGCGTTCCCGCTCGCACCGGAGGGCGTGAGGGGGACCGTCGTGCGCGCTCGCGCGTGCTTCTCGTCCTCGCGCGCCGTCCACACCACGTCCACCTCGCGCGGCCCCGCCTCGGCCACCCGGCCGTACAGCTCGTGCAGCCGCAGGTGCAGACGCGAGCCACGCGCGCGTGGCCGCAGTTGCGCGTCCACCGCGATCGGGAGGGCCTCGGTGGGGCGGGTCAGGAACGGTGCCAGGCCGACCTGGGGGAGGTCGGCCGACCAGACGGGGGCGCCGTCGGCGTCCCGCGCGTACGGCGGCAGCAGCCGCGCCGGGCGCGCGGCCAGCTCCCGCAGCCGGGGCAGGTCGCGCGGCTCGGGCGACTCCAGCACGACCCGCGCGACCACCCGGCCCGGGGCGCCCGGGTTCAGCTCCCAGTCGGCCGCGTCATAGCGCGCGAGGTACTCCTGGGTGTGCGTCCACCACGCGCGCCGGTAGTCCGCGGTGCGCAAGCCCAGCTCGCGCACATACATCCGCACGTCGTGGTCGAGGAACTTCGCCCGCGCCGCCCGCGCCAGCTCCTTCTGCCCGGCGCCCAGCAGGGTCTCGTACGCCAGCGCGCACGCCTCCGTGCGCGCCTGCCAGTTCCCGATGCGCTCCCGGTCCAGCGAGATCGACAGCCGTTCCGCGGACCGGCGCACGTGCCACACGTACACGCGGTCCGGGACGAGCGCCATGCGCGGGCCGGCGGCCAGCACGCGCGAGGTGAAGACGATGTCCTCGTAGTGGAAACGGCCCTCGGGGAAGCGGATGCCGTGCTCACGCAGGAAGTCGGTGCGGTACAGCTTGTTGACGCACAGCGTGTCGTGGACCAGCCGGAGGCGCTCGGCGGGGCGCGCGAGGACCGTGTGGGCCGTGTAGAGAGGCGCCTGCCAGGGCGTCTCGCGCCCCGAGGGCAGCTCCCGGCGCACGCACAGCCCGGCCGCGACCTCGGCGCGCGCGCCCGTGGCCGCCGTCAGCAGCGCGTCCACCGCACCGGGCGGCAGCACGTCGTCGCTGTCCAGGAACATCACATACGGCGCCGTCACCGCGTCGATGCCGTCGTTGCGCGGACTGCCGCAGCCGCCGCTGTTCTCCGTCCGGCGCAGGACCCGCAGCCGGGGCTCCTCGGCGGCCAGCCGCTCCAGCAGCTCGGCGCTGCCGTCGGAGGAGCGGTCGTCCACGGCGACGACCTCGGCGACCGCGGCCCCCTGCCCGAGGGCCGACCGCACGGCATCACCCACATGGGCGGCGTCGTTGTAGCCGATGACGACGACGGCCACCTGCGCCGGGCGCGCCTGCTCGGCGTCACCGGCGGCGTCGGCCGTGTCGGCTATGTCGCCCGCGGCCGGCGCATCGGGGGCGTCGGCTGCGGCGGGTGTGCTGTGCGGGTCAGGTCGCATGGGATCCACGGGGCCGGGAGCGTAGAAATTTTTGAATAGTACCTGGTCAAGAAAGGCTTACGGCTCGGTCCCGATGTCGATCGGAACCGGGACGGGGTTCCGGCTTCTGCACGCTCTGCACCACCGGTTCCTCCGCCCGCGCCGCCTGCCACAACCGGACGAACGACAGTACCGCAGCGGCGGCCAGGACTCCGTTGCGGGCCACCATCAGCAGACAACCGGTCCAGGTGCCGTCGACGACCTCGCCGTAGTTCATCGGGAACACCAGGGTGCTCAAGCCGGCCGCCGCCAGGATCAGCACCGCGACCGGGCGCTGGCTGGTGTGCCGTGACGTCAGGCACACGGCGGCCAGACCGATCAGCCAGATCATGTACTGCGGGCTGATGACCCGGCTGGTCACCGTGAACAGCAGCACCGCGCTCAGCGCCGCGTCGAACGGCGTCGCCTCGGTCCAGCGCCGCGCCCGCACCCGCCACACCACCAGCAGTCCGAAGCAGGCCGCCGTCAGCATCAGGCAGGCCAGGGCGACGGCGTGCACATGCGGGCCGACCAGCTCGACGGAGCCGTACTGCATGCGTGGCCGGCCGGACCAGCCGGCGTGCCGCGCGAGGTTCAGCGCGGTACCGGCCAGCGACTCGATCTGCACCCCGCGCCCGCCCTGCTGCCGCAGGAAGGACAGCGGGTTGCGGAACAGCACGGCGAGCAGGCCCAGCGCGACGGCCCCCGCGCCCGCCGCCCACCTCCACGCCCCGCGCGTCACCGGCCCCCGGGGCGTGCCCAGCAGCACCAGCGCAGGCCACACCTTCACCAGCGCGCCGAGCGCGGCGAGCGCCCCGCCCGCGCGCGGGGAGCGTGCCGTCGCGAGCAGGGAGAGTACGGCCAGGGCGGTCACCTGTACGTCGTACCGGACGAGCGGGAGCTGGAGCAGCAGCGGCAGACCGCCCGTCCACAGGGCCGCGCCGAGCAGGCTGCGCCCCGGCCGCGTGCCCGCGCGGATCAGCGCCGCCGCGACCAGCGCGTCCACGGCCAGGGTCAGCAGCCCGAACGCCTGGAAGTACGTCAGCCACGGCAGCAGGGCCGGGGCCAGCAGTACGGCGCCGGCGCCCGGCGGGTACTGCCACAGCGTGTCGTGCGCCGGGAAGGCGCCGTGCGCGAGGACGCCGTACCAGTGGCCGTACAGGTACCAGACCTCGCGGGCCACCGCGCCCCCGCCCAGCAGCGGGTGGCTGTCATGGGTGAGGAGCCACAGCATCAGAGCGCGGGTGGTCAGCCACGAGGCGGTGACCCAGAGGACCGGGCCGGTGTGGACACGGAGACGGTTCATCGCATGGGAGCGTAAGCGGCACAGAACGTGTATCCGCGCTGATACACCGTTATGACTGCAAAAGGGTTGTCTCATCACAAAAGATGCAGACATCGCGGCCGTACGTCCGTGTCTCCGGCCCGCGCCGGGACCGCTCAGCCGGTTCCGGCGAAGTCGGCTGCGGTTCGGCAGTGCCCCGAAGGGGCGCGGGGCTGTATCAATATGCGGCTCCGCCGCGTGGGCGCGCCCGGCCACGACGGGCCCGCAGACGACCGACGGCCCATTGCGGCACTTCCCGCGGAGCGCTTAGCTCGCGTCCCGTGCGGCCGCCGTCACCGCCGCCGCGTCCAGCGCGGTGGTGAGCTGGTCCAGGCGGTCGCGCAGGGCCGCGATCTCCGCCGGGTCGAAGCTGGTCGCCTCGACGATGCGGCGCGGTACCTCCAGGGCCCGCTCGCGCAGTGCCGTGCCCTCCTCGGTGAGGCGGACCTGGACCGAGCGCTCGTCCTGGGCGCTGCGCTCCCGGCGCACCAGGCCGGCCGCCTCCAGTCGCTTGACCAGCGGGGACAGCGTGCCGGAGTCGAGCCGCAGGTGTTCGCCGAGCTTCTTGACGGGCAGATCGCCCTGTTCCCACAGCACCAGCATCACCAGGTACTGCGGATACGTGAGCCCGAGGTCCTTGAGGACCACGCGGTAGACGCCGTTGAAGGCGCGGGACGCGGCGTGCAGGGAGAAGCAGATCTGGCGGTCCAGGCGGAGCCAGTCCGTGTCGACGGCGGTGCTGGTCGTGGCGGTCATGGCTCAAGGGTAGCTCTTGCGGGCCATTCGGTTGCGCACAACTTAATTGCGTGCTCTACTTGTGGTCGTGCGGCGGACAGGACAGGCCGCCGGAACACTCGATTTCTTAAAGGGATGGTCTTCATGGACGCGCTCTACACCGCCGTAGCCACCGCCACCCACGGCCGTGACGGTCGTGCCGTCTCCTCCGACGGCAAGATCGACCTCAAGCTGGCGCCGCCGGTGGAGCTGGGCGGCAACGGTGAGGGCACCAACCCCGAGCAGCTCTTCGCCGCCGGTTACGCCGCCTGCTTCGGCAGCGCCCTCGGCCTCGTCGGCCGGCAGGCGAAGGTCGACGTCAGCGACGCCGCGGTCACCGCCGAGGTCGGCATCGGCAAGCAGGGCGAGGGCTTCGGGCTGAAGGTGACGCTGCGCGTCGAGCTGCCCGACACCGTGGACCAGGAGACCGGCCGCAAGCTGGTCGAGACCGCCCACCAGGTCTGCCCCTACTCCAACGCCACCCGCGGCAACATCGAGGTCGACCTCGTCATCGAGTAGTCCGCCGCGAAAAAGTGCTCACCGGCGCTCGGTGACAGGAAGCCGGCCGGAGGGCTGCGGCACGGTGGTCAGCGGGGAGCGCGCCCCCGCCGCCGGCACCGGATGACGCTCCGCCAGCGGCACCACCGGCGCCGGCGCCTCCGCCGGCTCGCCCAGCACCACATGCCGTACGACCCGCTCGGCGGCACGCCCGTCGTCGTACGGGCAGAACCGCTCCCGGAACGCCGCCCGCAGCTGGGCCGAGCGTGAGCCGCGCCAGTGGCCGGTGGCGAAGATGTCGATCAGCTCGTCCTCGCTGCGCGCGACCGCGCCCGGCGGGGCGGCGCGCAGGTCGACGTAGGCGCCGCGGACCGCCTCGTACGCCGCCCAGTCCTCGGTGTGCACCACGATCGGCCGGTCCAGGCCCGCGTAGTCGAACATCAGCGACGCATAGTCGGTGAGCAGCACGTCCGAGGCCAGACACAGGGACTGCACGCTCGGATGGTCGCGGACGTCGATGATCCGGCCGCTCCCGGCAGCCGGGTCGTAGGGCGTGTGGGCCAGGATCACGAAGCGCGGGCCGAGGCGGCGCACGATCCGCTCCAGGTCCAGCAGCGGGTGCTGGGTGCGCCGGTGGTCGCGGTGGGCCGGCGCGTACAGGATCGCGACCGCGCCGCGCGGGACGCCCAGCGACTCGCGCAGCCGGGTCACGTCCGCCGAAGTCGCCCGCTGGAAGACGTCGTTGCGCGGGGCGCCGTACTCCAGCGTGCGGTACCGGCCCGGCAGGACCCGCTCCCAGACGAGCGTCGAGTGCCGGTTGCCGGACAGGACGTGGTCCCACTGGGCGGCGCCCCGCAGCAGCGCGGCGAAGTCGGTGTCCCGGGCCGCCGCCGGACGCTCCAGCAGGTCCAGGCCCATGTGCCCGAGCGGGGTGCCCTGCCCGGTCCTGATCACCACCTGCCCGCGCCGCTTGCGCAGCCGCGGCTCCAGTACGTCGTCGGTGACCAGGTACTTCGCGCGGGCCAGCGCCGTCCAGTAGGCGGCGCCACCGGGCCGGACGCGGCGCGGGCCGGGCGGCACCGCATGCTCGTGGCCGGGGCGGGTGATCCAGGCGGTGCGGATGTGCGGGGCGTGGGTGCGGAACGCCTCCTCCAGTGCGCCCGGGTCGCCGCCGTGCCCCTCGGCGGCGGTGAACACCGCACGGTCGGCACGCACCGGCAGCCGCAGCTGGACCTGGTAGTGCAGGCGCAACGCGCCGGAGCGCACGGCGCGGGCCAGCTTCACCGCCGCCTTCAGCGTGCGCCGGC encodes:
- a CDS encoding ABC transporter ATP-binding protein; this translates as MRERRERLASGEKIPTIVVDNVDIVYRVHGTGSGRGSATAALNRILRRKQAEKAAGVRRVHAVKKVSFVAYKGEAVGLIGTNGSGKSTLLKAIAGVLPVENGHIYTNGQPSLLGVNAALMNDLTGERNVWLGGLAMGMSREEVRERYQDIVDFSGINEKGDFITLPMRTYSSGMAARLRFSIAAAKDHDVLLIDEALATGDRRFQMRSEERIRELREKAGTVFLVSHNNKSIRDTCERTIWLERGELRMDGPTEDVMKEYEAFTGDKKKAA
- a CDS encoding ABC transporter permease; translated protein: MSQVLHTPPPTQVPDDDLSALAARHGLSVSGARPTLPQYVRQLWARRHFITAFATAKLTAQYSEAKLGQIWQVMTPLLNAAVYYFIFGVLLGTKKGVPDYIPFLVTGVFVWTFTQSSIQVGTRAISGNLGLVRALHFPRAALPISFCIQQLQQLLFSMAALVVILLSLGVPISFSWLLVIPALVLQFVFNAGMSLIMARMGAKTPDIAQLMPFVLRTWMYVSGVMWSIHSLTKKDHLPHIVTVLLETNPAAVYIDLMRFALIKSFHAKQLPPHVWPTAIGWALVVGIGGFIYFWKAEEKYGRG
- a CDS encoding TetR/AcrR family transcriptional regulator gives rise to the protein MTTNADEIPKRERRRAPAGAAVLREDVTEAIRAAVFEELAAVGYARMSIEGIARRAGVGKTAVYRRWRSKLHLVLDVVSAMAVLGLPVPDTGSLEGDLRLLYEVTSRALRHPVASQIIPDLQAEAARNPEIAEAFQKALRDGQEGVASKIVAAAEARGEVRAGIDGDLALDLISGPLYWRAVVIRSPKLPKGYLEQLARATAGALKAL
- a CDS encoding ADP-ribosylglycohydrolase family protein → MTRLTERALGAVLGSAVGDALGAPFEFGPEGAFSARFPCPGYGAEMCGGGGWDPGEATDDTQMAILTAESLVECGGLNLPDVFHRFQRWAAAGPKDIGLQTEAVLTSGDPWDTAAALHFRFNQRAAGNGALMRAAPSAVHFARHGRETTMTAARRLSALTHGDPAAWEGTAALHELIRVALTGADPLTAVPDTLSALDPTHRQRYAVVLSPGWHPDQATEFNGAVWPCLGSAVWALRTTGSYEEAVRAAIDLGGDTDTVAAVTGALAGAVYGLGAIPARWTEPLHVPLPGFAGRVLRARDLARLTERLLGPDEPATAPSAPRP
- the galE gene encoding UDP-glucose 4-epimerase GalE → MTWLITGGAGYIGAHVVRAMTEAGERAVVYDDLSTGIVARVPAEVPLVEGSTLDADLLARTLAEHEISGVVHLAAKKQVGESVDLPLHYYRENVEGLRTLLEAVTAAEVPSFLFSSSAAVYGMPDVDLVTEETPCVPMSPYGETKLAGEWLVRATGKATGLSTASLRYFNVAGAATPELADTGVFNLIPMVFEKLTEGAAPRIFGDDYATPDGTCVRDYIHVVDLAEAHVAVARALRSAPGRDLTVNIGRGEGVSVREMIDRINAVTGYDRPPTVTPRRPGDPARVVASADRIATELGWQAKYDVHDMITSAWEGWVHHHPEAARA
- a CDS encoding glycosyltransferase family 2 protein, with the protein product MRPDPHSTPAAADAPDAPAAGDIADTADAAGDAEQARPAQVAVVVIGYNDAAHVGDAVRSALGQGAAVAEVVAVDDRSSDGSAELLERLAAEEPRLRVLRRTENSGGCGSPRNDGIDAVTAPYVMFLDSDDVLPPGAVDALLTAATGARAEVAAGLCVRRELPSGRETPWQAPLYTAHTVLARPAERLRLVHDTLCVNKLYRTDFLREHGIRFPEGRFHYEDIVFTSRVLAAGPRMALVPDRVYVWHVRRSAERLSISLDRERIGNWQARTEACALAYETLLGAGQKELARAARAKFLDHDVRMYVRELGLRTADYRRAWWTHTQEYLARYDAADWELNPGAPGRVVARVVLESPEPRDLPRLRELAARPARLLPPYARDADGAPVWSADLPQVGLAPFLTRPTEALPIAVDAQLRPRARGSRLHLRLHELYGRVAEAGPREVDVVWTAREDEKHARARTTVPLTPSGASGNAQPESWTAAVPVDLAALGAGTWDLRLTVRFADGTQREVTAHALTGAGRLSRRAVPSPRHGVLLVQPYATHSGALAVRVASGVGGAVRVARRRLKRLLR
- a CDS encoding glycosyltransferase 87 family protein produces the protein MNRLRVHTGPVLWVTASWLTTRALMLWLLTHDSHPLLGGGAVAREVWYLYGHWYGVLAHGAFPAHDTLWQYPPGAGAVLLAPALLPWLTYFQAFGLLTLAVDALVAAALIRAGTRPGRSLLGAALWTGGLPLLLQLPLVRYDVQVTALAVLSLLATARSPRAGGALAALGALVKVWPALVLLGTPRGPVTRGAWRWAAGAGAVALGLLAVLFRNPLSFLRQQGGRGVQIESLAGTALNLARHAGWSGRPRMQYGSVELVGPHVHAVALACLMLTAACFGLLVVWRVRARRWTEATPFDAALSAVLLFTVTSRVISPQYMIWLIGLAAVCLTSRHTSQRPVAVLILAAAGLSTLVFPMNYGEVVDGTWTGCLLMVARNGVLAAAAVLSFVRLWQAARAEEPVVQSVQKPEPRPGSDRHRDRAVSLS
- a CDS encoding MarR family winged helix-turn-helix transcriptional regulator, with the translated sequence MTATTSTAVDTDWLRLDRQICFSLHAASRAFNGVYRVVLKDLGLTYPQYLVMLVLWEQGDLPVKKLGEHLRLDSGTLSPLVKRLEAAGLVRRERSAQDERSVQVRLTEEGTALRERALEVPRRIVEATSFDPAEIAALRDRLDQLTTALDAAAVTAAARDAS
- a CDS encoding organic hydroperoxide resistance protein, whose translation is MDALYTAVATATHGRDGRAVSSDGKIDLKLAPPVELGGNGEGTNPEQLFAAGYAACFGSALGLVGRQAKVDVSDAAVTAEVGIGKQGEGFGLKVTLRVELPDTVDQETGRKLVETAHQVCPYSNATRGNIEVDLVIE
- a CDS encoding bifunctional glycosyltransferase/CDP-glycerol:glycerophosphate glycerophosphotransferase, giving the protein MPRFSVIVPAYQVQAYLSECLDSVLTQSCPDLEVIAVDDCSPDSCGAIVDEYAALDARVKAVHLAENRGLGGARNAGLAEASGDYLVFLDGDDTLTSDALRAIADRIKEAGEPDVLVYDSARTCWDGRAVRDQPAGLLTEQGPVPLRLEDRPGLLRMPVAAWNTACRREFVTRQGFTFPPGSCADAPWTLPVLMAADSIGTLDRVCVHHRQRPQSGTVPGTGSRRHVDLFEQYDRVFAYVAGRPELARWRTELFRRMVDHYAAVYTLGGRLPRGSRAEFLRRARAHYRRHRVPGTRMRPGHALVRFGLRRTFRALQLASAVRRRTLKAAVKLARAVRSGALRLHYQVQLRLPVRADRAVFTAAEGHGGDPGALEEAFRTHAPHIRTAWITRPGHEHAVPPGPRRVRPGGAAYWTALARAKYLVTDDVLEPRLRKRRGQVVIRTGQGTPLGHMGLDLLERPAAARDTDFAALLRGAAQWDHVLSGNRHSTLVWERVLPGRYRTLEYGAPRNDVFQRATSADVTRLRESLGVPRGAVAILYAPAHRDHRRTQHPLLDLERIVRRLGPRFVILAHTPYDPAAGSGRIIDVRDHPSVQSLCLASDVLLTDYASLMFDYAGLDRPIVVHTEDWAAYEAVRGAYVDLRAAPPGAVARSEDELIDIFATGHWRGSRSAQLRAAFRERFCPYDDGRAAERVVRHVVLGEPAEAPAPVVPLAERHPVPAAGARSPLTTVPQPSGRLPVTERR